In Chitinophaga nivalis, a single genomic region encodes these proteins:
- the ilvD gene encoding dihydroxy-acid dehydratase: MELNKYSKTITQDPTQPAAQAQLYGIGLTEEDLKKAQVGIVSMGYDGNTCNMHLNDLAKEVKQGVWSNNLVGLIFNTIGVSDGISNGTPGMRYSLVSRDLIADSIETVCGAQYYDALITVPGCDKNMPGSLMAMGRLNRPAIMVYGGTIAPGKYKGQDLNIISAFEALGQRMAGQLDEGDFKGIIQNSCPGAGACGGMYTANTMSSAIEALGMSLPYSSSNPALSQDKKDECAAAGKYIRLLLERDIKPRDIMTKKAFENAITVIMALGGSTNAVLHFIAIAKSVGVSVRLEDFQEVSDKTPLIADLKPSGKYLMEDLHNIGGVPLVMKYLLKQGRLHGDCLTVTGKTIAENLEDVADIDFSTQDIIVPLEKPLKSNGHIQILYGNIAELGSVAKITGKEGERFKGPARVFDGEFELIAGIQSGRVQKGDVVVIRQVGPKGAPGMPEMLKPTSAIMGVGLGKSVALITDGRFSGGTHGFVVGHITPEAFDGGAIGLVKDNDIIEIDAVNNTINVEISEEEMNARRAAWVQPALKVSNGILFKYAKLVKNATEGCVTDED, translated from the coding sequence ATGGAATTAAATAAGTATAGCAAAACGATCACGCAAGATCCCACACAACCCGCTGCACAGGCGCAGTTGTACGGAATCGGTCTGACGGAAGAAGATTTGAAGAAAGCACAGGTAGGTATTGTCAGCATGGGATATGATGGTAATACGTGCAACATGCACCTCAACGACCTTGCAAAAGAGGTGAAACAAGGTGTCTGGAGCAACAACCTGGTCGGACTTATTTTCAATACCATCGGGGTCAGTGACGGTATCAGCAATGGTACACCCGGTATGCGTTATTCTCTTGTAAGCCGTGATCTGATTGCCGATTCTATTGAAACTGTTTGTGGTGCACAATACTACGATGCATTAATCACGGTGCCAGGCTGCGATAAAAACATGCCCGGTTCCCTGATGGCCATGGGGCGGCTGAATCGCCCGGCTATCATGGTGTACGGCGGTACGATCGCACCCGGTAAATACAAAGGCCAGGATCTCAACATCATCTCTGCTTTTGAAGCATTAGGTCAGCGAATGGCCGGCCAGCTGGATGAAGGCGATTTCAAAGGCATCATACAAAATTCCTGCCCCGGCGCAGGAGCCTGTGGTGGCATGTATACAGCCAATACGATGTCGTCTGCCATCGAAGCACTCGGCATGAGTTTACCCTACAGTTCATCCAACCCCGCCCTGAGTCAGGATAAAAAAGATGAATGCGCCGCTGCCGGCAAATACATCCGCCTGCTCCTGGAAAGAGATATTAAACCGCGTGACATCATGACGAAGAAAGCATTTGAAAATGCGATCACCGTGATCATGGCACTCGGCGGCAGCACCAACGCTGTACTGCATTTCATCGCTATCGCGAAATCAGTAGGCGTATCTGTCAGACTGGAAGATTTTCAGGAGGTAAGTGATAAAACGCCCCTGATTGCAGATCTGAAACCAAGTGGTAAATACCTCATGGAAGACCTGCATAATATCGGTGGTGTGCCACTCGTGATGAAATACCTGCTCAAACAGGGACGCCTGCACGGAGATTGTTTAACTGTTACCGGAAAAACAATTGCAGAAAACCTGGAAGATGTAGCAGACATAGATTTCAGCACGCAGGATATCATTGTGCCGCTGGAAAAACCACTGAAATCAAATGGTCACATCCAGATCCTGTATGGCAACATCGCAGAACTGGGATCCGTGGCAAAAATAACCGGTAAGGAAGGCGAACGTTTTAAAGGCCCTGCCCGCGTATTTGATGGCGAATTTGAACTCATCGCCGGCATACAATCCGGAAGAGTACAGAAAGGGGATGTGGTAGTGATCCGGCAGGTAGGCCCCAAAGGTGCGCCAGGTATGCCTGAAATGCTGAAACCTACCAGTGCCATCATGGGAGTAGGGTTAGGTAAAAGTGTAGCACTGATTACCGATGGCCGTTTCTCTGGCGGTACCCACGGTTTTGTGGTAGGACATATCACTCCGGAAGCCTTTGATGGCGGTGCGATTGGCCTCGTGAAAGACAACGACATTATTGAAATCGATGCAGTGAACAATACGATTAATGTGGAGATAAGTGAAGAGGAAATGAATGCCCGTCGCGCAGCATGGGTACAACCAGCATTAAAGGTATCCAATGGAATTCTATTTAAGTACGCAAAACTTGTAAAAAATGCAACAGAAGGATGTGTTACCGATGAAGACTGA
- a CDS encoding branched-chain amino acid transaminase, whose protein sequence is MYSYYNDNTILYINGEFRKASATTTDLYGQSLHYGYAVFEGIRAYKTANGEVKVFKAKEHFDRLQRSCELIHIPYKFNNEELIAACYKVLELNNMEEAYIRPLVFCPPNMTLKAASEAHILICAWEWGAYLGEKLLRVMTSSYERPNPKAFKIESKSAGLYVNSILASQEAKEKGYDEALLLDINGYVAEGPGANIFFEKNGKIFTPPPGNILPGITRATVIELCHELNIPIEEKLFTTDELKEAEAAFFCGTAAEVIGIDSLDGQSFSKPWAQSLGKVLQQAYKARVLEKSFQREAQLV, encoded by the coding sequence ATGTATAGCTATTACAACGACAACACTATTCTCTACATCAACGGTGAATTCCGTAAAGCCAGTGCAACTACTACAGACCTGTACGGCCAGTCATTACACTATGGTTACGCTGTGTTTGAAGGCATACGTGCCTACAAAACCGCCAATGGCGAAGTGAAAGTATTCAAAGCAAAAGAACACTTCGACCGTTTGCAACGTTCCTGTGAACTCATCCATATCCCTTACAAATTTAATAACGAGGAGCTCATCGCTGCTTGTTATAAAGTGTTGGAGTTAAACAATATGGAAGAAGCTTACATACGACCACTGGTGTTCTGTCCGCCTAACATGACCCTGAAAGCGGCATCTGAAGCACACATCCTCATCTGTGCCTGGGAATGGGGCGCTTACCTCGGTGAAAAACTGCTGCGGGTAATGACTTCTTCCTACGAAAGGCCCAACCCTAAAGCATTCAAGATAGAATCAAAATCGGCCGGCTTATACGTGAACTCGATATTAGCCTCCCAGGAAGCGAAAGAAAAAGGATATGATGAAGCACTCCTCCTCGATATCAATGGTTACGTTGCAGAAGGGCCCGGAGCAAACATCTTCTTCGAAAAGAACGGCAAAATTTTTACGCCTCCTCCCGGTAACATTCTCCCCGGCATCACCCGCGCTACTGTGATAGAACTTTGTCACGAACTGAATATCCCCATAGAAGAAAAACTCTTTACTACCGATGAATTGAAAGAAGCCGAAGCAGCTTTCTTCTGCGGTACTGCTGCAGAAGTAATCGGTATTGATTCACTCGATGGACAATCTTTCAGCAAACCATGGGCACAGTCGCTGGGTAAAGTACTGCAACAGGCGTATAAAGCAAGAGTACTGGAGAAAAGTTTTCAACGGGAAGCACAACTGGTATAA
- a CDS encoding phosphotransferase enzyme family protein, with product MEITPNTKILQAFGLEPEGLHVRKFGSGHINNTFLLEKKQDGSKYVLQKINVNVFKEPGVIAANQRMAADYLAAHHPGYLFITPIPTVDGEELYVMDNEYWRMIPFIAGSVTVDQADNPKQAFEAAKQFGRLASNLSGIDLKPFKASIPNFHNLTLRYSAFQEAIRNAKDDRKAAAEEMTEAFLRYSDIAVTYEQLKTNPEFRDHLMHHDTKINNVLLNKDTYEGICVCDLDTLMPGKIISDLGDMIRTYVCPVSEEERDLSQIVIREEYYEALMQGYLQEIGGTLTKVEKEQLFFAGKFMIYMQGIRFLTDYLNGDIYYPIKYPQHNYERANNQLVLLQRLIEKETVLQQIIDKCLHVSEQV from the coding sequence ATGGAAATAACACCTAATACAAAGATCCTTCAGGCTTTTGGACTTGAGCCTGAAGGATTGCATGTCCGGAAATTTGGATCAGGACACATTAACAACACTTTTCTGCTCGAAAAAAAGCAGGACGGCAGCAAATACGTTTTACAGAAAATTAATGTCAACGTATTTAAGGAACCAGGTGTGATTGCCGCCAACCAACGAATGGCAGCAGACTATCTGGCCGCGCATCATCCCGGCTATCTGTTCATTACGCCCATCCCTACTGTAGACGGGGAAGAGCTGTATGTAATGGACAACGAATACTGGCGCATGATCCCTTTTATTGCCGGTTCCGTGACGGTAGATCAGGCCGACAACCCAAAGCAGGCATTTGAGGCAGCCAAACAGTTTGGCCGCCTGGCCAGTAACCTTTCGGGTATCGATCTGAAGCCGTTTAAAGCTTCTATTCCGAACTTTCACAACCTGACTTTACGTTACAGTGCTTTTCAGGAAGCTATCCGCAACGCAAAGGACGACCGGAAAGCAGCAGCAGAAGAGATGACGGAAGCATTCCTCCGCTATTCAGACATCGCAGTAACGTATGAACAGCTGAAAACAAATCCGGAATTCAGAGACCACCTGATGCACCATGATACCAAAATCAATAACGTATTGCTGAACAAGGATACTTATGAAGGTATTTGTGTGTGCGACCTGGATACCCTGATGCCCGGAAAAATCATCTCCGACCTCGGTGATATGATACGCACCTATGTGTGTCCGGTATCCGAAGAAGAGCGAGACCTCAGCCAGATCGTTATCCGCGAAGAATACTACGAAGCCCTGATGCAGGGGTATTTGCAGGAGATTGGCGGAACTTTGACAAAAGTAGAGAAAGAACAGTTGTTCTTTGCCGGGAAGTTCATGATCTATATGCAGGGGATACGTTTTCTGACCGATTATTTAAACGGCGACATTTACTATCCCATCAAGTATCCACAACATAATTACGAACGCGCCAATAACCAACTCGTATTATTACAGCGCCTTATTGAAAAAGAAACCGTACTGCAGCAGATCATTGATAAATGCCTGCATGTCAGCGAACAAGTGTAG